One stretch of Chiroxiphia lanceolata isolate bChiLan1 chromosome 1, bChiLan1.pri, whole genome shotgun sequence DNA includes these proteins:
- the LYPLA1 gene encoding acyl-protein thioesterase 1 isoform X3 yields the protein MPVSLNMNMSMPSWFDITGLSPDSQEDEAGIKQAAENVKALIDQEVKNGIPSNRIILGGFSQGGALSLYTALTTHQKLAGVVALSCWLPLRASFPQQGPISGVNKDIPVLQCHGDCDPLVPVMFGSLTVEKLKSMINPANVTFKTYSGMMHSSSLEEMMDVKQFIDKHLPPID from the exons ATGCCGGTTTCTTTGAACATGAACATGTCTATGCCATCATG GTTTGATATCACTGGACTTTCTCCAGATTCACAGGAGGATGAAGCTGGGATCAAGCAGGCGGCAGAGAATG TTAAAGCACTGATAGATCAAGAAGTAAAAAATGGAATTCCTTCTAATCGAATTATTCTAGGAGGCTTTTCTCAG GGAGGTGCTTTATCGTTGTATACAGCTCTTACAACACATCAAAAATTAGCAGGTGTTGTAGCCCTCAGCTGCTGGCTTCCTCTACGGGCCTCTTTTCCTCag CAGGGCCCTATCAGTGGTGTCAACAAGGACATTCCTGTTCTTCAGTGCCACGGGGACTGTGACCCACTGGTTCCTGTAATGTTCGGTTCCCTCACTGTTGAGAAGCTAAAGAGTATGATAAATCCAGCCAATGTAACCTTCAAGACTTACTCTGGCATGATGCATAGCTCATCTCTTGAG
- the MRPL15 gene encoding 39S ribosomal protein L15, mitochondrial, with protein MSGNGGNRALELLRSLPRVSLANLRPNPGSKKRERRRGRGRYGGRKCGRGHKGERQRGNRPRLGFEGGQTPFYLVIPKYGFNEGHSLRRQYQPLSLQRLQYLIDLGRVDPTQPIDLTQLINARGVTVQPLKRDYGVQLVEEGADIFSAKVNIEVQRASELAIAAVEKNGGVVTTSFYDPRSLGILCKPVLFFLRGQPIPKRMLPPEDLVRYYTDARNRGYLADPSKVAEARLELAKKYGYILPDITKDELFKMLSARKDPRQIFFGLAPGWIVNLTDKKILKPTDESLLKYYST; from the exons ATGAGCGGGAATGGCGGCAACagggccctggagctgctgcgCTCGCTGCCCAGGGTCAGCCTGGCCAACCTGAGGCCCAACCCGGGCTCCAAAAAGCGG GAAAGAAGACGTGGCCGTGGAAGATACGGAGGTAGGAAGTGTGGCCGAGGTCACaaaggagaaagacaaagaggaaaTCGCCCCCGATTAGGCTTTGAGGGTGGTCAAACTCCATTTTACTTGGTCATACCAAAATATGGATTTAATGAGGGACATAG cCTCAGACGTCAGTATCAACCACTCAGTCTTCAGAGGCTGCAGTACCTGATCGATTTGGGTAGAGTTGACCCCACACAACCAATTGACTTAACACAGCTCATCAATGCCAGAGGTGTAACGGTGCAACCTCTCAAGAGGGATTATGGTGTCCAGCTGGTGGAGGAG GGTGCTgatattttttcagcaaaagtAAATATTGAAGTGCAGAGGGCATCTGAGTTAGCAATTGCAGCCGTAGAAAAAAATGGAGGTGTTGTGACAACATCATTCTATGACCCAAGGAGTTTGG GAATTTTGTGTAAGCCAGTACTGTTTTTTCTGCGTGGCCAGCCTATTCCGAAGCGAATGCTTCCACCTGAGGACCTAGTGCGTTACTACACAGATGCCAGGAACCGGGGTTACCTGGCAGATCCATCTAAGGTTGCGGAAGCCAGGCTTGAGCTTGCCAAGAAATACGGCTACATCTTACCAGACATAACCAAGGATGAACTATTTAAGATGTTAAGCGCACGCAAGGATCCTAGACAGATATTTTTTGGTCTTGCTCCAGGGTGGATTGTAAACCTGACAGACAAGAAAATTCTAAAACCAACTGATGAGAGTCTCTTGAAATACTATAGCACATGA
- the LYPLA1 gene encoding acyl-protein thioesterase 1 isoform X2 has translation MCGNNMSAPLPAIVPAARKATAAVIFLHGLGDTGHGWSEALAGIKSPHVKYICPHAPVMPVSLNMNMSMPSWFDITGLSPDSQEDEAGIKQAAENVKALIDQEVKNGIPSNRIILGGFSQGGALSLYTALTTHQKLAGVVALSCWLPLRASFPQGPISGVNKDIPVLQCHGDCDPLVPVMFGSLTVEKLKSMINPANVTFKTYSGMMHSSSLEEMMDVKQFIDKHLPPID, from the exons ATGTGCGGCAACAACATGTCGGCGCCGCTGCCCGCCATCGTCCCGGCCGCCAGGAAGGCCACGGCCGCC gtCATTTTTCTTCATGGATTGGGAGATACCGG GCATGGATGGTCAGAAGCACTTGCAGGTATCAAAAGCCCTCATGTGAAATACATTTGTCCACATGC GCCAGTCATGCCGGTTTCTTTGAACATGAACATGTCTATGCCATCATG GTTTGATATCACTGGACTTTCTCCAGATTCACAGGAGGATGAAGCTGGGATCAAGCAGGCGGCAGAGAATG TTAAAGCACTGATAGATCAAGAAGTAAAAAATGGAATTCCTTCTAATCGAATTATTCTAGGAGGCTTTTCTCAG GGAGGTGCTTTATCGTTGTATACAGCTCTTACAACACATCAAAAATTAGCAGGTGTTGTAGCCCTCAGCTGCTGGCTTCCTCTACGGGCCTCTTTTCCTCag GGCCCTATCAGTGGTGTCAACAAGGACATTCCTGTTCTTCAGTGCCACGGGGACTGTGACCCACTGGTTCCTGTAATGTTCGGTTCCCTCACTGTTGAGAAGCTAAAGAGTATGATAAATCCAGCCAATGTAACCTTCAAGACTTACTCTGGCATGATGCATAGCTCATCTCTTGAG
- the LYPLA1 gene encoding acyl-protein thioesterase 1 isoform X1, translating to MCGNNMSAPLPAIVPAARKATAAVIFLHGLGDTGHGWSEALAGIKSPHVKYICPHAPVMPVSLNMNMSMPSWFDITGLSPDSQEDEAGIKQAAENVKALIDQEVKNGIPSNRIILGGFSQGGALSLYTALTTHQKLAGVVALSCWLPLRASFPQQGPISGVNKDIPVLQCHGDCDPLVPVMFGSLTVEKLKSMINPANVTFKTYSGMMHSSSLEEMMDVKQFIDKHLPPID from the exons ATGTGCGGCAACAACATGTCGGCGCCGCTGCCCGCCATCGTCCCGGCCGCCAGGAAGGCCACGGCCGCC gtCATTTTTCTTCATGGATTGGGAGATACCGG GCATGGATGGTCAGAAGCACTTGCAGGTATCAAAAGCCCTCATGTGAAATACATTTGTCCACATGC GCCAGTCATGCCGGTTTCTTTGAACATGAACATGTCTATGCCATCATG GTTTGATATCACTGGACTTTCTCCAGATTCACAGGAGGATGAAGCTGGGATCAAGCAGGCGGCAGAGAATG TTAAAGCACTGATAGATCAAGAAGTAAAAAATGGAATTCCTTCTAATCGAATTATTCTAGGAGGCTTTTCTCAG GGAGGTGCTTTATCGTTGTATACAGCTCTTACAACACATCAAAAATTAGCAGGTGTTGTAGCCCTCAGCTGCTGGCTTCCTCTACGGGCCTCTTTTCCTCag CAGGGCCCTATCAGTGGTGTCAACAAGGACATTCCTGTTCTTCAGTGCCACGGGGACTGTGACCCACTGGTTCCTGTAATGTTCGGTTCCCTCACTGTTGAGAAGCTAAAGAGTATGATAAATCCAGCCAATGTAACCTTCAAGACTTACTCTGGCATGATGCATAGCTCATCTCTTGAG